In the genome of Bremerella sp. JC817, one region contains:
- a CDS encoding GNAT family N-acetyltransferase produces the protein MSWWRRYADDCPLYLLGVFDGDRLVGMAPFYRSAGKTGGRTLRFLGDGEVCSDYLDLLAAPGYENRIISPLVDWLLEALTTSDSWDAMELDGIESGTPLVEELTRQLAGAQAMVRRRPAQNCWRLELPESWYEFEMLQSKSHRKQIRRLIKRVFDTDRCQLHVCNSITQIDEAMPILIDLHTRRRKTLDQTGCFACDRFRRFLYEAANEMIPSGNCEILWLELDGAPIAAEIHFPTDTICYAYQAGIDPARIKEEPGSLMQIAVIRRAIEQGKTAVDFLRGDEPYKAHWRAEPRVCETIRVVPNTTSGLIRHGIWSTQVQVKSWFKASLGKD, from the coding sequence ATGTCGTGGTGGCGACGCTACGCGGACGATTGCCCTCTGTATCTCTTGGGAGTGTTCGACGGCGATCGCCTGGTAGGGATGGCTCCGTTCTATCGTTCGGCCGGCAAGACAGGTGGACGTACGCTTCGCTTTCTAGGCGATGGCGAAGTCTGTTCGGACTACCTCGATCTGCTCGCCGCCCCTGGTTACGAAAACCGAATCATTTCGCCCCTGGTCGATTGGTTGCTGGAAGCACTGACGACGAGCGACTCGTGGGATGCGATGGAACTGGATGGCATCGAGTCGGGCACGCCGCTGGTCGAAGAGCTGACCCGGCAACTCGCCGGCGCCCAAGCCATGGTCCGTCGACGACCGGCTCAGAATTGCTGGCGGCTCGAGCTTCCGGAAAGCTGGTACGAGTTCGAGATGCTGCAGTCGAAGTCGCATCGCAAGCAGATTCGTCGTTTGATCAAACGCGTCTTCGACACCGATCGTTGCCAGTTGCATGTTTGCAACAGCATTACGCAGATCGACGAAGCGATGCCGATATTGATCGATCTGCACACGCGCCGCCGCAAGACACTCGATCAGACAGGCTGCTTCGCGTGCGATCGTTTCCGCCGCTTCTTGTACGAAGCGGCCAACGAAATGATCCCCAGCGGCAACTGCGAGATCTTATGGCTGGAACTGGACGGGGCACCGATCGCGGCAGAGATTCACTTTCCGACCGATACGATCTGTTATGCCTATCAGGCCGGCATCGACCCGGCCCGAATCAAAGAAGAGCCGGGCAGCTTGATGCAAATTGCCGTCATCCGTCGCGCGATCGAACAAGGTAAGACCGCGGTCGATTTTCTGCGTGGCGACGAACCTTACAAAGCCCATTGGCGAGCCGAGCCTCGCGTTTGTGAGACGATCCGAGTAGTACCCAACACCACGTCTGGCCTGATCCGTCACGGGATCTGGTCGACGCAGGTTCAGGTGAAAAGCTGGTTTAAAGCTTCGTTGGGGAAAGATTGA
- a CDS encoding glycosyltransferase has product MGRRTIKPLENRGPLRVMFLVTSMPVGGAETLLVNLIRRMDRSRFAPELCCMKDLGPLGVVMEQEVPTFHKMLSSKYDLRVVSRLSELFRVREIDAVVTVGAGDKMFWGRLCAWLAGVPVIASAIHSTGWPDSINWLNRRLTSITDRFIGVAAPHGKHLVEVEGFPTEKVTVIPNGIDTDRFVVDPEVRRRVRDEWRVRDDTAVSGIVAALRPEKDHALFLNAAARVVKRCPRSHFVIVGDGPERPAIEALRDELGLQDHVTMMGSRSDVPDLLCGMDTFVLTSKNEASPVSILEAMSCQLPIVAPRVGSIPDAVDDGVNGLLVEASSLDETADAMIALSQGANLRAEMGAAAREKVLRYGSLDAMVGGYQDLITTVYRQKALKAASTVLQPVSSGVLLGKPSDVKAS; this is encoded by the coding sequence ATGGGACGACGAACAATCAAACCGCTGGAAAACCGTGGCCCGTTGCGTGTCATGTTCCTGGTAACCAGCATGCCGGTCGGGGGTGCTGAAACCTTGCTGGTGAATCTGATTCGTCGCATGGACCGTTCTCGCTTCGCTCCGGAACTGTGCTGCATGAAAGACCTCGGCCCGCTGGGTGTGGTTATGGAGCAGGAAGTGCCCACGTTCCATAAGATGCTCAGCAGCAAGTACGACCTGCGAGTCGTGTCGCGACTCAGCGAACTGTTTCGCGTTCGCGAGATCGATGCCGTGGTGACGGTTGGTGCAGGCGACAAGATGTTCTGGGGACGTCTTTGTGCATGGCTGGCTGGCGTGCCGGTGATCGCCTCGGCGATTCACTCGACCGGCTGGCCTGATTCGATCAACTGGCTCAATCGTCGCCTGACCTCGATCACCGATCGATTCATCGGCGTGGCGGCTCCGCACGGCAAGCACCTCGTTGAAGTCGAAGGCTTTCCGACCGAAAAGGTGACGGTCATTCCGAACGGGATCGATACCGATCGATTCGTGGTCGATCCGGAAGTCCGGCGACGAGTGCGTGACGAATGGCGTGTCCGTGACGACACGGCGGTGAGTGGCATCGTTGCTGCACTGCGACCAGAGAAAGATCATGCGTTGTTCCTGAACGCCGCCGCTCGCGTGGTGAAGCGTTGCCCTCGTTCACACTTCGTGATCGTCGGCGACGGCCCTGAGCGACCTGCGATCGAAGCCTTGCGCGACGAACTTGGTCTGCAAGATCATGTGACGATGATGGGCAGCCGGAGCGATGTTCCAGACCTGCTGTGCGGGATGGATACCTTCGTGCTGACCTCGAAGAACGAAGCGAGCCCGGTCTCGATTCTGGAAGCGATGTCTTGCCAATTGCCGATCGTTGCCCCCCGGGTGGGGAGCATTCCGGATGCGGTCGACGACGGCGTGAATGGCTTGTTGGTCGAAGCAAGCAGCCTCGACGAGACCGCCGATGCGATGATTGCCCTGAGCCAGGGAGCCAATTTGCGAGCCGAAATGGGAGCCGCCGCGCGCGAGAAAGTGCTGCGTTACGGCTCGCTCGACGCGATGGTGGGGGGCTACCAGGACCTGATCACAACCGTCTATCGGCAAAAGGCTTTGAAGGCGGCGAGCACCGTGCTGCAGCCCGTTTCAAGCGGTGTTCTGCTGGGGAAACCGTCTGACGTGAAGGCATCGTAA
- a CDS encoding O-antigen ligase family protein produces the protein MTPILIIFALVGLVWGTILAIRGNLLLASVGLLVATSAFGVYFFEFKFGGINLSIDRLAIVGLGVAFAVQWKLGKIELRPWMALDTVIAIFFGVLIFNTFSHDIRNLAPDQVPPVQHLINGYLIPLSVYIVARNLKYDERQVDWFLMAMTAFGVYLAVIGIMEGLGLYGFVFPRYIADPKIGLHFGRARGPMVQSVSYGVYLCGCLLTTCLLWSRASAKTKGFVFCLIPLFLAAIFFTKTRTVWAGAGVSLMAGIFLTMQGKARTVLLTGMVACGLLAVAAKSDAIMGLKREGTVEDTRRSVSMRASFTYVSWEMFLDRPILGHGFSQFRKAKLPYLADRNVDLILESIRDYDHHNTFLSVLTDLGLLGFIPFLCMYGMWLRNGWRLARSESPPWAKAVGTLGVGTVLIAFCQMVGHEITFMPFEHLLIFLVAGMNAALVYDFGLVPRSHTPAPTTSWPAQAAARG, from the coding sequence ATGACCCCGATCCTGATCATCTTTGCTCTCGTAGGCCTGGTATGGGGAACCATCCTGGCGATCCGAGGCAACCTGCTGTTAGCTTCGGTCGGGCTGCTGGTTGCGACGTCGGCCTTCGGCGTCTACTTCTTTGAATTCAAGTTCGGCGGCATCAATCTTTCGATCGACCGCCTGGCAATCGTGGGGCTGGGCGTTGCCTTCGCCGTACAGTGGAAGCTAGGCAAAATCGAGCTGCGCCCCTGGATGGCGCTCGACACGGTCATTGCCATCTTCTTCGGTGTGCTGATCTTCAATACGTTCAGCCACGACATCCGCAACCTCGCCCCGGACCAGGTGCCGCCGGTGCAGCACCTGATCAACGGCTATCTGATTCCGCTGTCGGTTTATATCGTGGCGCGAAATTTGAAATACGACGAACGCCAGGTCGACTGGTTTCTGATGGCGATGACTGCCTTCGGCGTTTACCTGGCGGTGATCGGCATTATGGAAGGGCTTGGGCTGTATGGCTTCGTTTTTCCTCGCTACATCGCCGATCCGAAGATTGGCCTGCACTTTGGTCGTGCTCGCGGTCCGATGGTGCAATCGGTCAGCTATGGCGTCTATTTGTGCGGCTGTTTGCTGACGACTTGTTTGCTCTGGTCGCGTGCATCGGCCAAGACCAAAGGCTTTGTGTTCTGTTTGATTCCGCTGTTTCTCGCGGCAATCTTCTTCACCAAGACTCGAACCGTCTGGGCCGGCGCTGGCGTCAGCTTAATGGCCGGGATCTTCCTGACGATGCAAGGCAAAGCCCGAACGGTCTTGCTGACCGGCATGGTGGCGTGTGGCCTGTTAGCAGTGGCTGCCAAGTCGGATGCCATCATGGGTCTGAAGCGAGAAGGGACCGTCGAAGACACGCGGCGTTCGGTCAGTATGCGAGCCAGCTTCACGTATGTCTCGTGGGAAATGTTCCTCGACCGGCCAATCCTGGGACATGGCTTCAGCCAGTTCCGCAAAGCGAAATTGCCGTACCTGGCCGATCGCAACGTCGACCTGATCTTGGAATCGATTCGCGACTACGACCATCACAACACCTTCTTAAGCGTGTTGACCGATCTCGGCCTGCTCGGCTTCATTCCGTTTCTCTGCATGTATGGCATGTGGCTACGAAATGGTTGGCGCCTGGCCCGCAGCGAGTCCCCTCCGTGGGCCAAAGCGGTTGGCACCCTGGGAGTTGGCACCGTGCTGATTGCCTTCTGTCAGATGGTGGGTCACGAGATCACCTTCATGCCGTTTGAACACCTGTTGATATTCCTGGTTGCCGGTATGAACGCCGCCCTGGTTTACGACTTTGGACTCGTTCCTCGTTCCCATACCCCAGCCCCTACCACCTCTTGGCCGGCACAAGCTGCCGCGCGAGGTTAA
- a CDS encoding lipopolysaccharide biosynthesis protein, giving the protein MSSASSVDNTAPLPETDSFRTTSLAESMLLLAMLTVFQRGIGFVRGVLFCRWLPAEQLGLWDLVFGFLMLAGPLVVLGIPGSFGRYVEHYRQKGQLRTFLYRTTIATVVLSAVGCSALWLFHEQAAVVLFKDRSLASIIPVVALTLTAVIGFNYFVELFIAMRQMRMVSALQFVNSVLFAVVGLGLLLWYEASAESVIISYGVACSVTVAMGVWVLIRDWQTLPLGNEVPAQSEFWRKLLPFAAWLWAINLLSNLFEVVDRYMIVHFSGLSPEQSITLVGDYHSSRVVPWLMVAVANLFGGILLPHLSADWESGNRDKVGRQINLLLKMASMVMMAGAIVIGMTAPFLFEYVFEGKYSGGLQVLPWTLTYCVWYSLSGCAMLYFCCAEKTHAGAIVFGIGLAANVALNAILLPMWGLTGAVVATALANAIAISLALILSKRHGMQVQLATLLLAAAPLLLGLGWMPAIALWIVLAWQATTANWLFDEEEKQQLLDGIGVLTKRFR; this is encoded by the coding sequence ATGAGTTCTGCCTCGTCGGTCGACAATACGGCGCCTCTGCCAGAGACCGATTCGTTTCGTACGACGTCGCTGGCGGAAAGCATGCTGCTGTTGGCGATGCTGACCGTGTTCCAACGCGGCATCGGCTTCGTGCGCGGGGTGCTCTTTTGCCGTTGGCTGCCGGCGGAACAACTCGGTCTGTGGGACCTGGTGTTTGGTTTTCTGATGTTGGCCGGCCCGCTGGTCGTGCTGGGTATCCCAGGTTCGTTCGGCCGCTATGTCGAGCACTACCGACAGAAGGGCCAGCTGCGCACGTTTCTCTATCGCACAACGATCGCCACGGTGGTTTTGTCGGCGGTCGGATGCAGTGCGCTGTGGTTGTTTCACGAACAAGCCGCGGTGGTGCTGTTTAAAGATCGCAGTCTCGCCTCGATCATTCCGGTGGTGGCGTTGACGCTAACGGCCGTGATTGGCTTCAACTATTTCGTCGAACTGTTCATCGCCATGCGGCAGATGCGAATGGTTTCGGCTTTGCAGTTTGTCAACAGCGTGCTGTTCGCCGTCGTCGGTCTGGGGCTTCTACTGTGGTACGAAGCCAGCGCCGAGAGCGTGATCATTTCGTACGGCGTGGCCTGTAGTGTGACTGTGGCAATGGGCGTCTGGGTGCTGATCCGTGATTGGCAGACGTTGCCCCTTGGCAACGAAGTCCCTGCGCAAAGCGAATTCTGGCGCAAGCTGCTTCCGTTTGCGGCCTGGCTTTGGGCGATCAACTTGTTGTCAAACTTGTTTGAAGTGGTCGACCGCTACATGATCGTTCATTTCAGCGGCCTCTCGCCGGAGCAAAGTATCACGCTGGTCGGCGACTATCACAGTAGCCGCGTCGTGCCTTGGTTGATGGTGGCAGTCGCCAACTTGTTTGGTGGAATCTTGCTGCCTCACCTGTCGGCCGATTGGGAAAGTGGCAACCGAGACAAGGTCGGGCGGCAGATCAATCTGCTCCTGAAGATGGCCTCGATGGTGATGATGGCCGGAGCGATCGTCATCGGGATGACCGCGCCGTTTCTGTTTGAATATGTCTTCGAGGGCAAGTACAGCGGGGGTTTGCAGGTGCTGCCTTGGACGCTGACTTATTGCGTCTGGTACAGCCTCAGTGGCTGCGCGATGCTTTATTTCTGCTGTGCCGAGAAGACCCACGCCGGGGCGATTGTCTTTGGGATTGGCCTGGCAGCGAACGTTGCCTTGAATGCGATTCTGCTGCCGATGTGGGGACTCACCGGAGCGGTGGTTGCCACGGCACTAGCCAACGCCATTGCGATCTCGTTGGCGCTGATACTTTCCAAACGACATGGCATGCAGGTTCAGCTTGCCACCTTGCTGCTTGCCGCCGCACCGCTGCTGTTGGGGCTGGGCTGGATGCCAGCGATTGCCCTGTGGATTGTGCTGGCCTGGCAAGCGACGACAGCCAACTGGCTGTTTGACGAAGAAGAAAAACAACAACTACTCGACGGCATTGGCGTGCTCACCAAGAGATTTCGCTGA
- a CDS encoding polysaccharide deacetylase family protein, whose amino-acid sequence MDRIKSALIDGYCAATWPWRARFRKERARVAMAPVMVLFYHRVADINLNPWTITNDDFRRHLDWLQAHLDVVSLEEAQRRIASRYNTKSCVAITFDDGYSENCDFAIGELIRREMPATYFVTLENVLRGRPFPHDAELGINAPPNTLPQICEMAQSPWIEIGGHTRTHPDVGKMRDLLLLKDEVIFATEGLEQLIGKPIRYFAFPFGQHANLNDTAINLLREKGIQGFCSAYGGYNFPGDDPYHIQRIHGDPDMARLRNWLTIDPRKVNGVPRYQPRYTKPVSPLGGSE is encoded by the coding sequence ATGGATCGAATCAAAAGTGCATTGATCGATGGTTACTGTGCCGCGACGTGGCCCTGGCGAGCTCGTTTTCGCAAGGAGCGTGCCCGCGTGGCGATGGCGCCGGTGATGGTGTTGTTCTATCATCGCGTCGCCGATATCAACTTGAATCCGTGGACCATCACCAACGATGATTTTCGTCGGCACCTGGACTGGTTGCAGGCCCACCTCGACGTGGTTTCGCTAGAAGAAGCGCAGCGGCGGATTGCCTCGCGCTATAACACCAAGTCTTGCGTGGCGATCACCTTCGACGATGGCTATAGCGAGAACTGCGACTTCGCCATTGGCGAACTCATTCGCCGCGAGATGCCGGCGACTTACTTCGTGACGCTCGAGAACGTTCTGAGAGGAAGGCCATTTCCGCATGATGCCGAGTTAGGAATTAACGCTCCGCCGAATACCCTGCCGCAGATCTGCGAGATGGCACAAAGCCCTTGGATCGAAATCGGTGGACATACGCGGACCCATCCCGACGTCGGCAAGATGCGTGATCTTCTGCTGCTCAAAGATGAAGTGATCTTTGCAACCGAAGGTCTGGAGCAACTGATCGGGAAGCCGATTCGCTACTTTGCGTTTCCGTTTGGTCAGCATGCCAACTTGAACGACACGGCGATCAATTTGCTGCGTGAGAAGGGAATCCAAGGGTTCTGCTCGGCCTACGGTGGATACAACTTCCCTGGCGACGATCCGTATCACATCCAACGCATTCATGGCGACCCGGATATGGCTCGCCTGCGAAACTGGTTGACAATCGATCCCCGCAAGGTGAATGGCGTGCCGCGGTATCAGCCGCGTTACACCAAGCCCGTAAGTCCCCTGGGAGGCAGCGAATGA